A single region of the Ascaphus truei isolate aAscTru1 chromosome 6, aAscTru1.hap1, whole genome shotgun sequence genome encodes:
- the LOC142496515 gene encoding claudin-16-like translates to MANIWTCDIPVSYLSGHPVALVITRALVIVKGALSIAAAPLLIMGMKCTTFINSRDHHKVKLSTAAGTMFLIGGVCGGIAVLWYAIDTALKYRTEVGLGVPGITYELGYSYWFAAASAICACVPALLLLGLNCRSKAGAEKKPSNTFQPRIHNSAITYL, encoded by the exons ATGGCCAATATATGGACCTGTGATATTCCTGTCTCCTATCTCAGTGGACATCCAG TTGCCCTGGTTATCACTCGTGCTTTGGTCATTGTAAAGGGGGCTCTTTCCATTGCTGCAGCCCCTCTTCTGATTATGGGAATGAAATGCACCACATTTATCAATAGCAGAGACCATCACAAAGTAAAACTGTCCACTGCTGCTGGAACCATGTTTCTTATAGGAG GAGTTTGTGGAGGAATTGCAGTGTTGTGGTATGCTATAGACACTGCACTGAAGTATAGGACAGAG GTAGGTTTGGGAGTCCCAGGGATCACATATGAGCTTGGTTATTCTTACTGGTTCGCTGCTGCCTCAGCTATATGTGCATGCGTTCCAGCATTACTGCTCCTTGGCTTGAATTGTAGAAGTAAAGCAGGAGCTGAGAAAAAACCCAGTAACACCTTTCAACCCAGAATCCATAACAGTGCTATTACTTATCTTTGA